From a region of the Actinopolymorpha singaporensis genome:
- a CDS encoding long-chain fatty acid--CoA ligase, which yields MRWRLVVPAVARTALMAGCSVVDNGLAVRTGIEDVRRTPSQTGRTSGSSPRSIEERDQMLGQMSDHPLTLIHAFNRAERLFAEKTITTLTATGRERQTYGEWARRTRRLGGALDALGVAPDARVGTFAWNSARHLELYFAVPCSGRVLHTLNIRLFPKQVTFIVNHAEDEVVFVDRSLAATLLPLIADAPAVRHVVVMDDGAGEVPADDRIIDYEALIGASPAIDFHVDDENQAAAMCYTSGTTGHPKGVVYSHRSTVLHSLGVMLADTLGVSERDTILPIVPMFHANAWGLPYAAAMAGSALAFPGPQMSPSAIAELIERERVTLAAGVPTIWTAALDELHGRDLSALRAVVCGGSAVPQALSEAYERRLGLPILQAWGMTETSPVGSVCTIKSTLADLPADELARLRASQGVPMPLVEARIVEPGTTHEVAWNGSDHGELEVVGPWVAASYYGAEGDRGASFTKDGWLRTGDVATISPDGYIRLVDRTKDLVKSGGEWISSVELENAIMAHPAVLEAAVIAVPDERWGERPLACVVRADDHALTADDLRAFLSSRVARWWIPERVEFIDEVPKTSVGKFSKKTLRERFGAG from the coding sequence GTGCGCTGGCGGCTGGTGGTGCCCGCGGTGGCGAGGACGGCCCTCATGGCGGGTTGTTCGGTGGTCGACAACGGGCTGGCGGTACGGACGGGGATCGAGGACGTGCGCCGCACTCCCTCACAGACCGGACGGACGAGCGGCAGCTCGCCGCGATCGATCGAGGAGAGAGACCAGATGCTGGGGCAGATGTCGGACCACCCGCTGACACTCATCCACGCGTTCAACCGCGCCGAGCGGCTGTTCGCCGAGAAGACGATCACGACGCTGACGGCGACCGGGCGGGAGCGGCAGACCTACGGCGAGTGGGCGCGGCGGACGCGCCGGCTCGGCGGGGCGCTCGACGCGCTCGGCGTCGCGCCCGACGCGCGCGTCGGCACGTTCGCGTGGAACAGCGCGCGCCACCTGGAGCTGTACTTCGCGGTCCCGTGCAGCGGGCGCGTGCTGCACACACTGAACATCCGCCTGTTCCCCAAGCAGGTGACCTTCATCGTCAACCACGCCGAGGACGAGGTCGTATTCGTCGACCGCTCGCTGGCCGCGACGCTGCTGCCGCTGATCGCGGACGCGCCGGCGGTGCGCCACGTTGTAGTGATGGACGACGGCGCCGGCGAGGTGCCGGCCGACGATCGCATCATCGACTACGAGGCGCTGATCGGCGCGTCCCCGGCCATCGACTTCCACGTCGACGACGAGAACCAGGCCGCGGCCATGTGCTACACGAGCGGGACGACCGGCCACCCCAAAGGGGTTGTCTACTCGCACCGCTCGACGGTGCTGCACTCGCTCGGCGTGATGCTGGCCGACACACTCGGCGTCAGCGAGCGGGACACGATCCTGCCGATCGTCCCGATGTTCCACGCCAACGCCTGGGGCCTGCCGTACGCGGCCGCGATGGCCGGCAGCGCGCTCGCGTTCCCTGGGCCACAGATGAGCCCGTCGGCGATCGCCGAACTGATCGAGCGCGAGCGCGTCACCTTGGCCGCCGGCGTGCCGACGATCTGGACGGCCGCGCTCGACGAGCTGCACGGCCGCGACCTGTCCGCGCTGCGGGCCGTCGTCTGCGGTGGGTCGGCCGTGCCGCAGGCGCTGTCGGAGGCATACGAACGGCGGCTCGGCCTGCCGATCCTGCAGGCGTGGGGCATGACCGAGACGAGCCCGGTCGGCTCCGTGTGCACGATCAAGAGCACGCTTGCCGACCTGCCCGCGGACGAGCTGGCGCGCCTGCGGGCAAGCCAGGGCGTGCCCATGCCGCTGGTGGAGGCGCGGATCGTTGAGCCCGGGACGACCCACGAGGTGGCGTGGAACGGCAGCGACCACGGCGAGTTGGAGGTCGTCGGGCCGTGGGTCGCGGCCTCCTACTACGGCGCCGAAGGCGACCGTGGAGCGTCGTTCACCAAGGACGGCTGGCTGCGGACCGGCGACGTCGCCACGATCTCGCCCGACGGATACATCCGGCTCGTCGACCGCACCAAGGACCTCGTGAAGTCCGGCGGGGAGTGGATCTCCTCCGTCGAGCTGGAGAACGCGATCATGGCCCACCCCGCGGTGCTGGAGGCGGCGGTGATCGCAGTGCCCGACGAGCGGTGGGGCGAGCGCCCACTGGCCTGCGTGGTCCGCGCGGACGACCATGCGCTGACCGCGGACGACCTCCGCGCGTTCCTGTCGTCGCGCGTCGCACGCTGGTGGATCCCCGAGCGGGTCGAGTTCATCGACGAGGTCCCCAAGACCTCGGTCGGGAAGTTCTCCAAGAAGACGCTGCGGGAGCGGTTCGGGGCGGGCTAA
- a CDS encoding NAD(P)/FAD-dependent oxidoreductase, which produces MTGSPEVAVIGGGIVGLSTAYALREQGVAVRLYETGLPGGGQSAGESRIFRHAHDDPRLVAFARKSRGVWAEWAERFNVELVSSDGAVAIGESALARLRVLDRVGGVPARAIDSDELAERMPLLAGYSGPAMFDEAGGAIRTRATIKALAGQLGDAVVTGEVVSIEPRGSRTVEVRSVTDCAVYSNVVVCAGRETARLARSVGLSLPVRLAAHVRLTFAVKAAAPARVACLQDGSGDFGEVGVYATPLPGNSRYAVGLSETVGVRDDGTFIDPAAVRSLDERARDYVARALPGLDPEPREFVHCWVTDLPWSEDGVAVWEAGRILFVAGHNLFKQAPSLGRALARATTGDGLAAELTPEARLGEPQQ; this is translated from the coding sequence ATGACAGGTTCGCCAGAGGTCGCGGTGATCGGGGGCGGGATCGTTGGCCTCTCGACTGCGTACGCGTTACGTGAGCAGGGCGTCGCGGTGCGCCTGTACGAGACCGGTTTGCCCGGCGGCGGCCAGTCCGCCGGCGAGTCGCGAATCTTCCGGCATGCGCACGACGACCCTCGGCTCGTCGCGTTCGCGCGCAAGAGCCGCGGAGTGTGGGCTGAGTGGGCCGAACGGTTCAACGTCGAGCTGGTCTCATCAGATGGTGCGGTGGCAATCGGCGAAAGCGCGCTCGCGCGGCTGCGTGTGCTCGACCGTGTCGGCGGCGTGCCCGCGCGCGCGATCGATTCAGACGAGCTCGCCGAGCGAATGCCGCTGCTCGCTGGGTACTCCGGACCAGCGATGTTCGACGAGGCGGGCGGCGCGATCCGTACGCGCGCCACCATCAAAGCGCTCGCGGGTCAGCTCGGGGACGCCGTCGTAACTGGCGAGGTGGTCTCGATCGAACCCCGCGGCAGTAGGACGGTTGAGGTGCGTAGCGTCACCGACTGCGCTGTCTACTCGAATGTAGTCGTGTGCGCCGGCCGCGAAACCGCACGCCTGGCGCGAAGCGTCGGCCTTTCGCTGCCAGTTCGCCTGGCCGCACACGTGCGGCTGACTTTCGCCGTGAAGGCCGCCGCCCCGGCGCGGGTCGCGTGCCTGCAGGACGGCAGCGGCGACTTCGGCGAAGTCGGCGTCTACGCGACGCCGCTGCCGGGCAACAGCCGCTATGCGGTCGGACTCAGCGAGACTGTCGGCGTCCGCGACGATGGGACGTTCATCGACCCGGCGGCAGTTCGATCACTGGACGAACGTGCACGCGATTACGTGGCACGGGCGCTGCCTGGCCTCGACCCGGAGCCGCGCGAGTTTGTCCACTGCTGGGTGACCGACCTCCCGTGGAGTGAGGACGGCGTGGCCGTCTGGGAGGCAGGTCGAATCCTTTTCGTGGCCGGCCACAATCTCTTCAAGCAGGCACCATCACTGGGTCGCGCCCTCGCGCGGGCCACGACCGGCGACGGTCTCGCCGCCGAGCTCACGCCCGAGGCGCGCCTCGGCGAACCCCAGCAATAG
- a CDS encoding Dyp-type peroxidase: MSLQCTTQGTPQDVLQPPARAAIFLVVTVCPGAEAEVLDLFADVAGLVRAVGFRQPEDGLSCVVGIGADAWDRLYVLPRPKGLHTFRALSGSKHAAVSTPGDLLFHVRARRMDLCFELARQLMIRLAGRVEVVDEVHGFRYFDERDLLGFVDGTENPGGADAVDAVQVGQEDPRFAGSSYVIVQKYLHDLTAWDALPVEEQERVIGRHKLSDIELPDEVKPSNSHVAANTITDPDGTERKIVRDNMPFGSLGAGEFGTYFIGYASTPEVIEQMLRNMFIGNPAGNYDRILDFSVAVTGNLFFVPTADFLSDPPESDPPHLAAADGTPAGVDGSLDVGSLKGSASS; the protein is encoded by the coding sequence ATGAGTTTGCAGTGCACAACCCAGGGCACGCCACAGGACGTCCTGCAGCCGCCGGCGAGGGCGGCGATCTTCCTGGTCGTGACGGTGTGCCCGGGTGCCGAGGCTGAGGTGCTCGATCTGTTCGCCGACGTCGCCGGGTTGGTCCGGGCGGTCGGGTTCCGGCAGCCGGAGGACGGCCTGAGCTGTGTGGTGGGTATCGGCGCGGACGCGTGGGATCGGTTGTACGTCCTGCCCCGGCCGAAGGGCCTGCATACCTTCCGGGCGCTGAGCGGGAGCAAGCACGCGGCGGTGTCGACTCCTGGTGACCTGCTGTTCCACGTGCGCGCGCGGCGGATGGATCTGTGTTTCGAGCTCGCCCGGCAGCTGATGATCAGGCTGGCCGGACGGGTCGAGGTCGTCGACGAGGTGCACGGTTTCCGGTATTTCGACGAACGCGACCTGCTGGGTTTCGTCGACGGAACGGAGAACCCGGGTGGCGCGGACGCGGTGGACGCGGTGCAGGTCGGGCAGGAGGATCCGCGGTTCGCGGGGAGCAGCTACGTCATCGTGCAGAAGTACCTCCACGACCTGACCGCCTGGGACGCGCTGCCGGTGGAGGAGCAGGAGCGGGTGATCGGCCGCCACAAGCTGAGCGATATCGAACTTCCGGACGAGGTGAAACCGTCCAACTCGCATGTGGCTGCGAACACGATCACAGACCCGGACGGGACAGAGCGGAAGATCGTCCGCGACAACATGCCGTTCGGTTCGCTCGGTGCCGGGGAGTTCGGCACCTATTTCATCGGGTACGCCTCCACGCCCGAGGTGATCGAGCAGATGCTGAGGAACATGTTCATCGGGAACCCTGCCGGCAACTACGACCGGATCCTGGACTTCTCGGTGGCTGTGACCGGAAACCTGTTCTTCGTGCCCACCGCGGATTTCCTCTCCGACCCGCCCGAATCCGACCCGCCCCACCTCGCCGCCGCCGACGGTACGCCGGCAGGCGTGGATGGCTCATTGGACGTCGGCAGCCTGAAAGGGAGTGCCAGCTCATGA
- a CDS encoding response regulator transcription factor: protein MRVLVVEDFEPMARAILTGLRREGMAVDVVYDGGAALSHLALTRYDVVVLDRDLPGVHGDQICRRLAAGRSPSRILMLTAAGSLDDRVEGLGMGADDYLAKPFDFPELIARVRALGRRAAPPVPPMLSHGDIRLDPGSRAAFRAGRRLPLSAKEFAVLEHLLTRAGKVVSAEELLERVWDEAADPFTTAVKQTMYRLRAKLGDPPVIDTVRDGGYRIGEPDAPVA from the coding sequence GTGAGAGTGCTGGTGGTCGAGGACTTCGAGCCCATGGCCCGGGCGATCCTGACTGGACTGCGGCGCGAAGGAATGGCTGTCGATGTCGTGTACGACGGCGGTGCCGCGCTCAGCCACCTGGCACTGACCCGCTACGACGTCGTGGTGCTGGACCGGGACCTACCCGGCGTGCACGGCGACCAGATCTGCCGCCGACTGGCCGCTGGGCGCTCACCCAGCCGAATCCTCATGCTCACCGCGGCGGGCAGCCTCGACGACCGGGTGGAAGGTCTCGGCATGGGCGCCGACGACTACCTGGCCAAGCCGTTCGACTTCCCGGAGTTGATCGCCCGCGTGCGTGCACTCGGTCGCCGCGCCGCGCCTCCGGTACCCCCGATGCTGAGCCACGGCGACATCCGCCTCGACCCCGGCAGCCGGGCCGCGTTCCGGGCCGGGCGGCGCCTGCCGCTCAGCGCGAAGGAGTTCGCCGTCCTGGAGCACCTGCTCACCCGCGCAGGCAAGGTGGTCTCCGCCGAGGAACTCCTGGAACGGGTCTGGGACGAGGCCGCCGACCCCTTCACCACCGCGGTCAAGCAGACGATGTACCGGCTGCGGGCCAAACTCGGCGATCCACCCGTCATCGATACCGTGCGCGACGGCGGGTACCGGATCGGAGAACCCGATGCCCCCGTTGCCTGA
- a CDS encoding sensor histidine kinase, with protein MPDDVSAGVVLRPTLRMRMALLYAALICTSVVAILGSTYLLAPGLLVHRTWQPAPNQPAQATGTATTGHSSGVFAESIGSDKFGGLLMALAVIAAFSLALSWLIAGRFVRPLRAIIGTAQDISANDLHRRLGLHGRHDEFTQLGETLDDLFARLEASFEAQRHFIANASHELRTPLSAGRALLQVAITDPAPTVETLRATCEELLQLGEQQERLIAALLTLANSQRGQQRPQPLDLADVARTVLLTRGPEAERRRVRLDVALTAAPATGDPSLVQSLVTNLVDNALRHNVPNGHAEIRTATGTAGAVLSVANTGTIVPAIEVEHLFEPFRQLGTERIRHSEGHGLGLAIVRAITHAHGATLTAHARPKGGLDIQVVFPTPSALR; from the coding sequence TTGCCTGACGACGTATCGGCCGGCGTTGTTCTCCGGCCCACCCTACGGATGCGGATGGCCCTGCTGTACGCCGCCCTCATCTGCACCTCGGTCGTCGCGATCCTCGGCAGCACCTACCTTCTCGCGCCCGGCCTCCTCGTGCACCGCACCTGGCAACCCGCCCCGAACCAGCCGGCGCAAGCCACGGGCACGGCCACGACCGGGCACTCCTCCGGTGTCTTCGCCGAATCCATCGGCTCGGATAAATTCGGCGGCCTGCTCATGGCACTCGCGGTCATCGCCGCGTTCTCGCTCGCGCTGAGTTGGCTCATCGCCGGTCGTTTCGTCCGGCCACTACGCGCCATCATCGGAACCGCCCAGGACATCTCGGCCAACGACCTGCACCGCCGCCTGGGCCTGCACGGCCGCCACGACGAGTTCACCCAACTCGGCGAGACCCTCGACGACCTGTTCGCCCGCCTCGAAGCATCGTTCGAGGCACAACGACATTTCATCGCCAACGCCTCACATGAACTGCGTACCCCGCTCAGCGCCGGCCGAGCCCTGCTCCAGGTCGCGATCACCGATCCCGCCCCCACAGTGGAGACCTTGCGGGCGACCTGCGAAGAACTGCTCCAGCTCGGCGAACAGCAGGAGCGCCTCATCGCAGCACTGCTCACCCTGGCCAACAGCCAACGCGGACAGCAGCGACCACAACCCCTGGACCTCGCCGACGTCGCCCGCACCGTGCTCCTCACGCGTGGGCCCGAGGCCGAACGGCGCCGCGTACGGCTCGACGTCGCGCTCACCGCCGCCCCCGCCACCGGCGACCCAAGCCTGGTGCAAAGCCTGGTGACGAACCTCGTCGACAACGCCCTCCGGCACAACGTGCCCAACGGACACGCCGAGATCCGCACGGCCACCGGCACCGCCGGTGCGGTCCTGTCGGTCGCCAACACCGGGACGATCGTTCCCGCGATCGAGGTGGAGCACCTCTTCGAGCCCTTCCGGCAACTCGGCACCGAGCGGATCCGTCACAGCGAAGGGCATGGACTCGGCCTTGCCATCGTGCGCGCCATCACCCATGCGCACGGCGCCACGCTCACAGCCCACGCCCGCCCGAAGGGCGGTCTCGACATCCAGGTGGTCTTTCCAACACCCAGCGCGCTGCGATGA
- a CDS encoding NAD(P)-binding domain-containing protein: MPKRTDLLVIGAGPYAYAAAAFARANGIDTHIVGHPMAFWREQMPADMYLRSGPDWHLDADDTYTFEAFFEDHNIRSEEFDPIPIAVFVDYAEWFRRRTSLDVDARLVDDLSKPGGAFVATLNDGSTITADKVLAVPGIGSFAHFPCWHTEIPPTRRSHTSELVHFENLAGARVVIIGGRQSAYEWAALLCDHGAEQVHIVHRHPIPDFAKVSWAFVNPYVDQTLAHRGWWRRLPAEERQRIVSEFWRVGRLTLEPWLVPRLTPSVVTSHPHCTVTDVTPVDEAVRLRLSDRSTLTADHVIFACGYRADLSRVPFLRGVSDQVRTTDGFPDLTEGFETSLAGLHVIGFASTRDFGPFYGFTKGCPSSARIAVDEAMHRAA; encoded by the coding sequence ATGCCGAAGCGGACAGATCTGTTGGTCATCGGCGCGGGGCCCTACGCCTACGCGGCTGCCGCTTTCGCGCGTGCCAACGGGATCGACACTCACATCGTCGGCCACCCCATGGCTTTCTGGCGCGAGCAGATGCCGGCGGACATGTACCTGCGCTCGGGTCCCGACTGGCACCTCGACGCAGACGACACCTACACCTTCGAGGCGTTCTTCGAGGACCACAACATACGGTCCGAGGAGTTCGACCCGATACCGATCGCCGTCTTCGTCGACTACGCCGAGTGGTTCCGTAGGCGTACGTCGCTCGACGTCGACGCACGCCTGGTCGACGACCTGTCCAAACCAGGCGGAGCGTTCGTCGCAACCCTGAACGACGGATCGACGATCACCGCGGACAAGGTCCTCGCCGTCCCCGGCATCGGCTCCTTCGCTCACTTCCCGTGCTGGCACACGGAGATCCCGCCGACTCGCCGGTCACACACGAGCGAACTTGTCCACTTCGAGAATCTTGCCGGCGCCCGCGTCGTCATCATCGGAGGGCGGCAAAGCGCCTACGAATGGGCCGCGCTGCTCTGTGACCACGGCGCCGAGCAAGTGCACATCGTGCATCGACATCCGATTCCTGACTTCGCCAAGGTCAGCTGGGCCTTCGTGAACCCGTACGTCGACCAGACTCTGGCGCACCGGGGATGGTGGCGTCGACTCCCCGCAGAAGAACGGCAGCGGATCGTCAGCGAGTTCTGGCGAGTGGGCCGTCTCACCCTTGAGCCCTGGCTGGTCCCACGCCTCACTCCGAGCGTCGTCACCAGCCATCCCCACTGCACGGTCACGGACGTGACACCGGTCGACGAGGCTGTGCGCCTGCGGCTCTCGGATCGATCAACCCTCACCGCGGATCATGTGATCTTCGCCTGTGGCTACAGGGCGGATCTGTCTCGTGTTCCCTTCCTTCGCGGCGTCTCGGACCAGGTACGGACGACCGACGGTTTCCCCGACCTGACCGAAGGCTTCGAGACATCCCTTGCGGGGCTGCACGTGATCGGCTTCGCCTCGACCCGCGACTTCGGGCCCTTCTACGGATTCACCAAGGGCTGCCCGTCATCCGCGCGCATCGCGGTGGACGAAGCGATGCACCGCGCCGCCTGA
- a CDS encoding alcohol dehydrogenase catalytic domain-containing protein, producing MYEGRTDFETGRWFGHENLGEVIEVGDGVDKVKVGERVVLPFNISCGFCKNCERGFTNYCLTTQPDPKMAGAAYGFAAMGPWAGGQAELMRVAGRHLPHQLPRHRDGRGRPRRLGGDLRRRSSGADGSAVGHDQGRQQWSSTATRTECGWPRNCHGGPRPQRCRPDAKSWGKRVRTSDRACPQPRRRVCQLDRCSTASGSATVNRARLDRCGAMDDARGIDTHRGTICACAVR from the coding sequence ATGTATGAGGGCCGGACCGACTTCGAAACCGGCCGCTGGTTCGGCCACGAGAACCTGGGCGAGGTCATTGAGGTCGGCGATGGCGTCGACAAGGTGAAGGTCGGCGAGCGGGTGGTCCTGCCATTCAACATCTCCTGCGGGTTCTGCAAGAACTGCGAGCGCGGGTTCACCAACTACTGCCTGACCACCCAGCCGGACCCGAAGATGGCCGGCGCGGCCTACGGCTTCGCAGCAATGGGTCCGTGGGCAGGCGGGCAGGCTGAGCTGATGCGAGTGGCTGGCCGACATCTTCCCCACCAGCTACCACGCCACCGAGATGGCCGGGGTCGTCCCCGGCGACTCGGTGGTGATCTACGGCGCCGGTCCAGTGGGGCTGATGGCAGCGCTGTCGGCCACGATCAAGGGCGCCAGCAATGGTCGTCGACCGCCACCCGGACCGAATGCGGCTGGCCAAGGAACTGTCATGGCGGACCTCGACCACAGCGCTGCAGGCCCGATGCCAAGTCCTGGGGCAAACGGGTTCGGACCAGCGATCGCGCGTGCCCCCAGCCACGCCGGCGGGTGTGTCAGCTTGACCGCTGCTCGACGGCTTCTGGATCGGCGACCGTGAATAGGGCGCGCCTTGACCGCTGCGGAGCGATGGACGACGCTCGAGGAATAGACACCCATCGCGGCACAATCTGCGCTTGTGCGGTCCGATGA
- a CDS encoding peptidoglycan-binding protein has product MADQTARLIGPDAELEQPSQDQDAAIDGDEPDQDHNAPAPGLHREKPAVRARVGEVVDLARRQLGIGEDPPGSNRNKFTSWYGTPTAWCAIFVRWNFVNPEGFPSGWSDSELNPNSAYCPAVAKWYQQQRQWIRIGHGAPRPGDQVFFDWTRGRSGSGYNHTGLVEAVHADGTVTTIEGNWSDGVRRVRRTSYYIVGFGRPTYDDSTPVPPEPTHPARYKVKIAGLEYGYGAAGSQVAELGKALVAKGFGKHYTNGPGPRWTDADTENYSDFQKSLGLSGRDADGVPGPDSLKKLLGHLPTITPKRPDHIVDLAQLVSAAEQDPARKQGGTTPGSADDVRLVEDALHREGLLAQTYAGDGSFGSTTVQAYRKWQLRCGYSGKDADGIPGKDSLTRLGKKYGFTVK; this is encoded by the coding sequence GTGGCCGATCAGACGGCCCGGTTGATAGGGCCTGATGCGGAGCTGGAGCAGCCGTCGCAGGACCAGGATGCTGCGATCGACGGCGACGAGCCGGACCAGGACCACAACGCTCCGGCGCCTGGGCTGCACCGGGAGAAGCCAGCGGTGAGAGCTCGTGTCGGTGAGGTCGTGGACCTTGCCCGCAGGCAGTTGGGGATCGGGGAGGATCCCCCCGGGAGCAACCGCAACAAGTTCACCTCGTGGTACGGCACACCGACGGCATGGTGCGCGATCTTCGTGCGGTGGAACTTCGTCAACCCCGAGGGGTTCCCGTCGGGGTGGTCCGACTCCGAGCTGAACCCGAACTCGGCGTACTGCCCCGCAGTCGCGAAGTGGTATCAGCAGCAGCGCCAGTGGATCAGGATCGGACACGGTGCTCCCCGACCCGGTGACCAGGTCTTCTTCGACTGGACACGTGGACGCTCCGGCAGTGGCTACAACCACACAGGGCTGGTCGAGGCCGTCCACGCCGACGGCACTGTGACCACCATCGAGGGGAACTGGTCGGACGGCGTCCGGCGGGTCCGGCGTACGAGCTACTACATCGTCGGGTTCGGACGCCCCACCTACGATGACTCCACCCCTGTGCCTCCCGAGCCCACACACCCGGCCCGATACAAAGTGAAGATCGCGGGGCTTGAGTACGGCTACGGCGCGGCCGGCAGCCAGGTAGCCGAGCTCGGCAAAGCTCTGGTGGCCAAAGGCTTCGGCAAGCACTACACGAACGGGCCCGGCCCGCGGTGGACCGACGCCGACACCGAAAACTACAGCGACTTCCAGAAGTCCCTCGGCCTGTCCGGCCGCGATGCCGACGGCGTTCCAGGCCCCGACAGCCTCAAGAAGCTCCTCGGCCACCTACCCACCATCACACCGAAACGACCAGATCACATCGTCGACCTCGCCCAACTGGTCAGCGCCGCTGAGCAGGACCCCGCCCGCAAGCAGGGCGGCACCACTCCCGGATCAGCCGACGACGTACGACTCGTCGAAGACGCACTCCACCGCGAAGGCCTGCTCGCACAGACCTACGCCGGGGACGGCAGCTTCGGATCGACCACCGTGCAGGCCTACCGCAAATGGCAGCTCCGCTGCGGTTACAGCGGCAAAGACGCCGACGGAATCCCCGGCAAGGACTCCCTCACACGCCTCGGCAAGAAATACGGCTTCACCGTTAAGTAG
- a CDS encoding family 1 encapsulin nanocompartment shell protein, with translation MKNLHRELAPISDAAWAAIEAEARRTFIRNVAGRRVVDVVGPTGPALAAVGTGHVRAVDAPGGGLPAGVVVHRRLAQPAIELRVPFTVSRQAVDDVERGAKDSDWQPVKDAAQQIAYAEDRAIVAGLDAAGIVGIAPLSSNPAQMLPADVPETPDAVARAISALRLAGVAGPYSLLLSAEAYTSVAETTDHGYPILDHLARLLGDGQIVWAPALEGGLLVSTRGGDFELHLGQEVSIGYLSHDADTVQLYLEESFAFLALTAEASVPLTSG, from the coding sequence ATGAAGAATCTGCACCGCGAACTCGCACCGATCTCCGACGCCGCGTGGGCCGCCATCGAGGCCGAGGCACGACGAACGTTCATTCGGAACGTCGCGGGCCGCCGGGTCGTGGACGTGGTCGGCCCGACCGGGCCGGCGCTGGCGGCGGTTGGCACTGGGCACGTCCGGGCCGTCGATGCACCGGGCGGCGGGCTGCCCGCCGGGGTGGTCGTGCACCGGAGGCTGGCACAGCCTGCGATCGAACTGCGCGTTCCGTTCACGGTCTCTCGACAGGCCGTGGACGACGTCGAGCGCGGTGCGAAGGACTCCGACTGGCAGCCCGTGAAGGACGCCGCGCAGCAGATCGCGTACGCGGAGGACCGCGCGATCGTGGCCGGGTTGGACGCGGCGGGGATCGTGGGTATCGCGCCGTTGAGCTCCAATCCTGCACAGATGTTGCCCGCGGATGTGCCGGAGACGCCGGACGCTGTGGCGCGGGCGATCAGCGCGTTACGGCTGGCGGGTGTCGCCGGGCCGTACAGCTTGCTGCTGTCGGCCGAGGCATACACATCGGTAGCGGAGACCACCGACCACGGCTACCCGATCCTCGACCATCTGGCACGGTTGCTCGGGGACGGGCAGATCGTGTGGGCGCCTGCCCTCGAGGGTGGCCTGTTGGTGTCGACGCGCGGTGGTGACTTCGAGCTGCACCTGGGGCAGGAGGTGTCGATCGGGTATCTGTCCCACGACGCGGACACTGTCCAGCTGTATCTCGAGGAGTCGTTCGCGTTCCTGGCCTTGACGGCCGAGGCCAGCGTCCCGCTCACCTCCGGGTGA